Part of the Candidatus Bodocaedibacter vickermanii genome is shown below.
TTTAACCGAAAAGGGTCAGGTTAGATTAGAGTCAGTAGAACACGATTAAACTGTTTGCAACGTGCCGCCAACCTGCGGTTGGATCCATTGAGTTGGATTGAGTGTGGTTTGAGATATAGCAACGTGCCGTTGCATGCGTTAGGTTAGATCCGATGTGATTGGACGCGGATTACAAACAACTAATTCTATTGAGTCCAGCGTCACGCTGGCGGTACGTTGCAAGTATCAAGTCGGTCTTTGGTTTTAATCTCAAATCCTTTTAAAAACTCTGTTGTTGGGAGCATTTTACCGCCGGGACGTTGCAATGATGTGATTGCAAGGACAGTACCGTTTCCGCAAGCAATATGCAGTTGATCGTTGAGGATTGTTCCTGGCGTTTGAGAGTGTCGGTCGGAGATAGTGTTTAATCCGCCGATTTTTAAGACAGTATTGTTATAGATCGTGAATGCGCCGGGCCATGGGGTGAATGCGCGCAATTGACGTTCCAATTCAACCGCTGTTTTTCGCCAATCCAACCGTGCCATAGATTTATCAATCTTGGGTGCCATGGTAACGTCATCCACGGGTTGAGGTGTCGCTGGATATTGATCAGGATGATGGAGATAGTCAACGATCATGTCTGCCCCTAAACGTGCAAGTTCATCAAACAGCATTTGACTGGTGGTTGTGGACGTAATGGGGACAGATCGTTTATACAGCATGTCGCCGGTATCCATCCCAACATCCATGTTCATGATCGTAATGCCAGTTTCAGTGTCGCCAGCTAAAATAGCGTGCTGAATGGGGGCAGCACCTCTCCATCGGGGTAAAAGTGATCCGTGAATGTTAATGCAGCCCAGGGGAGGAATATCTAATACGGCTTGAGGTAATATAAAGCCATAAGCTGCAACGACGCAGATGTCTGGCTTGAGCGCTTTAAGCTCGTCTTGGGCTTCAGAAGTGCGTAATGTTTTGGGATAATATACGGGAATATTATGGCGTTCAGCAAGGTCGTGCGTTGCTGATTTTGTAACCTCATATCCGCGCCCCACAGGTTTTGGCGGCTGAGTATATACGGCAACAACATTCAATTTAGCCTCTAATATTGACTGTAATGCAGCAGCTGCAAAAGTTGGGGTGCCCATAAAAACGATACGCATGTGTCCTCTGATATATAAATGCTTTAAGACACATACCATAAGCAACGTGCCATTGGCAACGTGCCGTTGCATCCTTTAAGTTAGATCGGATGTGATTGGACACGGATTACAAAAAAACAACGTTCAACGGTTCATAAATTTATTCGTATAATTCTATTGAGTCTAGCGTCACGTCGATGGATGCAACGGCACGTTGCTTAGATCGGATTCGTTCTGACACGGATTACAAACAACTAATTCTATTGAGTCCAGCGTCACGCTGGTGGATGCAATCGCACGTTGCTTAGATCCGATGTGATTGGACATGGATTATTGTCGTTGAGAATGGTTTGATTGATCAATAAGGGTTCTGATCATAGTGGGGCATAGTCCTGTATATTTTACCATGCTTGCTATTGGATAGTTTTTATCTAAGCAAAGGTTGATGATTGCAATAACATCTATTAATTCCTTTTGTGTTAGAGGGGAATGAGGGGTTAAAGAGTTGTAATAATATGCTGTAGCTTCTGCAGACCAATGATTTAAATCAAGGGCTGAATAAGCAATGGCAACGTTATCTGGGGTTTGTCTAGGAATATCCTGCATCAAGTGTGCTTGAGTTAAGAATTCAAGCCATGCTTTGGTTTCAGGATCTTTTGAATTTTGAAGGCGATCTGAGCCTAGACCCATTTGAACAACGCGAATAATTTTTTGGGTATGTGTGTGGTTTTGATTGTTGAAAACGAGTATCCTATCACTGTCACACTCTAAATCTGTTATCAAATTGTAAATGAATGTGTTGTGAGAAGCATCTGATGAGGGAGCAGGAGCTACCATCGAATTGTCGAGCCATACACTTGAGGATGTAATTTGAAGTTCGGTAGATAGGGAATATAAATCATGATGTTGGATAAATTCTAGAAAGCTATTTCGAACATCAGGTACATAGGGCGCCCACTGAGGTCCAAGAAGACCTAAGGGAACGTACTGTAAAAAAGCGTGGTTGCATAAATGCTGAAGAATTTCAGGAATCTTGATTAATTTATTGAGAGCTAGGGGGTGTGTTGCTTTGGCAAATCGTTGTATATTTCTTGGTGAGATGACTCGGTTGAGAACTGCGTTCCTTTTAATAACAGAGGCTCCACAAGGGAAATGATGTGCAGCAAATCCTGTAGAAATAAGGCTATTGATAACGATTAAATATTGCAGTGCTGTCGTAATAAATCTCATGATCACCCTGAAATGTAATAATGTAGTGGTATGTCTAATATAAAGATTCAAAGCCGTCAAGATAAAGTGAAACGTAAAATACATCAAACGTCAAAAAAATGGCTTTTTGCTGAAAAAAATGGTATAGTAATTTAACCATTTATAAAGGAAAAGCTATGGCTGGAAGTATTAACAAAGTGACGTTGATAGGAAACTTAGGGGCAGATCCCGAAGTTCGTATGGGGCAAGATAGTTCTAAAATCGTTACGTTCTCAGTTGCGACCTCTGAATTTTGGAATGATAAGCAAAGCGGAGAACGCAAAGAAAAAACCGAATGGCATCGCGTTGTGATTTTCAACGATCGCATTGCCGAGGTTGCAGAAAAGTATTTGCGCAAAGGATCTAAAGTTTATTTAGAAGGTCAGCTTCAAACACGTCAATGGAAAGATAATACTGGCGTTGATCGTTACACCACAGAAGTTGTGATTTCTCGATTTAAGGGTGAGTTGGTTTTGATTGATAGCCGCAATGGATCATCAGGCGGCGGTGACTCTTTTGGAGCGGATAATGGATTTTCATCTGGGTCAAGTTCATCTGGATTCGGTGGTCAATCTATGCAACAAGCATCGAGGCCCTCAACGCAAGCACAGCCAAAAAATAGTTTTGGCATTGATGATGAAATTCCGTTCTAAACTTATTAATTAACACATTGGATGTATTGTGAGCGATAAAAAGAATTCGGTATTGGATACGGATATTCGTGCTGTATCTATTGAACATGAAATGAAAAGTTCCTATTTAGATTATGCCATGAGCGTAATCGTGGGACGTGCCTTACCTGACATACGTGACGGGCTGAAACCGGTTCATCGGCGTATTTTATTTTCGATGAAACAAGATGGGTATGATTATAACAAACCCTTTAAAAAGTCAGCCTATATCGTCGGAGGCGTGATGGCAAGGTTTCACCCGCATGGTGACTCTGCTATTTACCATTCGATGGTGCGTATGGCTCAGTCGTTCTCATTAAGAGTACCATTGATTCAGGGGCAAGGTAACTTTGGTTCGATGGATGGTGACCCACCTGCATCATTCCGTTATACGGAAGCTCGTATGTCTAAAGCAGCACATGCGATGACCGAGGATATTGATAAAGACACCGTCAATTTCCGTCCAAACTATGACGAAACATTATTAGAACCC
Proteins encoded:
- the fmt gene encoding methionyl-tRNA formyltransferase — translated: MRIVFMGTPTFAAAALQSILEAKLNVVAVYTQPPKPVGRGYEVTKSATHDLAERHNIPVYYPKTLRTSEAQDELKALKPDICVVAAYGFILPQAVLDIPPLGCINIHGSLLPRWRGAAPIQHAILAGDTETGITIMNMDVGMDTGDMLYKRSVPITSTTTSQMLFDELARLGADMIVDYLHHPDQYPATPQPVDDVTMAPKIDKSMARLDWRKTAVELERQLRAFTPWPGAFTIYNNTVLKIGGLNTISDRHSQTPGTILNDQLHIACGNGTVLAITSLQRPGGKMLPTTEFLKGFEIKTKDRLDTCNVPPA
- the ssb gene encoding single-stranded DNA-binding protein, with the protein product MAGSINKVTLIGNLGADPEVRMGQDSSKIVTFSVATSEFWNDKQSGERKEKTEWHRVVIFNDRIAEVAEKYLRKGSKVYLEGQLQTRQWKDNTGVDRYTTEVVISRFKGELVLIDSRNGSSGGGDSFGADNGFSSGSSSSGFGGQSMQQASRPSTQAQPKNSFGIDDEIPF